ATGGGAAGAGAGCAGTGGGTCGCCATACTAAAAGGGTGTACGTAACAGCCACTACTTACTATGGAGGTTATTTTCTTTTCATCACTGTGGTAGGGAAGGAAAATGTTCCCAATACCCCAATAGCTATGGGCAATAAGAAAACAACCACTTCAACTTAACATCACATgcatctagttcaggggtctgcaacctttaagacaaaaagagccacttggacctgtttccaaaggggaaaaaaatctgggagccgcaaaaccattgcgacatttaaaacaaatatatctccggagccgcgatctgacagcgggcgggaaggtgacgtcgggacggtgcgtgactaacgcatgcaccgcctccatgcgacatcacagccagtacagcgcccgccacagtggggagtgttggggcgcacaatgcgcctcctcccctcgctagtatctgccctggagccgcggaaaaggtgtaaaagagccacatgcggctctggagccgcgggttgcagacccctgatctagttggCCTTCAGGTAAAGGACTAACTGGGGCCTCacttgctataataataataataataataataataataataataataataacaataataataataataataataataataataataataataataataataaattattatttctacccgcccatctggctgggtttccccagccactctgggcggcttccgaactgaacattaaaaacaatacagcatcggacattaaaaacttccctaaacagggccgctttcagttgtcttttaaaagtaaaatagttgtttattgccttgacatctgctgggaaggcattccacagggcaggcaccaccaccgagaaggccctctgcctggttccctgtagcctcacttcttgcagggagggaaccaccagaaggccctcagcgctggacctcagtgtccgggcagaacaatgggggtggagacactccttcaagtatacaggaccgaggccatttagggctttaaagggctttACTACTCCCACAAATCCTAAGAATGGaagaagaaccttgctggatcaggtcaaagactcatcaagtccagcattctgctgtcCACAGTGGTCAACAAGATGCCTCAGGGAagcacatgagcacaacagcactccttATCACTGCCTTGGCAGCGGGCATAAGAAATAGCCTTATACTCCACATATTTGTCTAGTCTCCTATTAACGCTATCCAAATTGTTGGCCATCATTTCCatcgtttaactatgcactgtgtgaacccAGACGCCTTTCTGTTGCTCACACATTTAGCAAGGAGCCTAGTGGGGAAAGTTTTGGAGACCCACATTCAAATCCTGCTCAGCTATGAGGGTCACTGGTGATGTGGGGCCTATCACATTATTAGTCTCAGCATAACTTCAAAGTGTAGCTGTGAGAATGTATGGGATAACAAGTGAGTGCGCAATGCCCCAAGTAGAAGAAGAGCAGAATAAAAACGAAATAAGGGCCTCAAAAATATACCCTTGATTCTGCTACACCCTGAGGGTGAGAGTAATATGAAATGTAGTTTTACCTGCAAGGAATCACCATTTGGGCCGAAATACATCTTTCTCCAAAGTCCAGTGGTCTCGAGAGACTTGGTGAGGGAAATAACAGCATTATCGGGGGACACATCAAGTCCAAACTCAGGGGGACTCAGTCTATTTTCTGGAGGAAACTGCAAAACGAATGTATAAGAAGCAAAGTCTTTGCTGGCAAAACTAACTCTGTAGCAATTTGTTCCTACTTCCCCCCTGAGGCTCTGGGGAGCAATGCCTGGCACCTGCAAGATCAGCCTCAGAGAGTTTTCATCCTGAGTGCATTGGAAAGGGGGACACCGGGCGGCTGGGCTTGCAGGGGGCACTGGAGAGTCAAGGCAGCTAGCAGGGCTTTTGGCAGAATCCGGATCAACGGCGGGGCCCTCCGTGGGCAGCAGAGGAGAACCAGAGGTTATGTTTGCAGGACACAGAGAGGCGGGTGCAGAAATCTGCACGATGCTAGTGGTACTGGGGCACGCTGGCGGCGCAGGAAGCTCGCTTCTTGTCGAGGGCATCGGATCCTCATCTACAGTAGAGCAGTCCGGACCCGACAGGGTTGCCACGGAATGATCCAGGCCCTCACAGCGGGACACATGTGGAGGAGCCACGATGCCACCGGGGCACGAGGAGGGCACCACGTCGCTGGTGACACGGGTGTTTTCGTTCAGATCCATGTCGGCGCAGAGCAGCCCCTGACTTACTCCCGCAACAGGGCCGGGTAGCTCCACGGTGCTGTCCACGCACGGATCTTCACGCGGCGCAGCAGGCAAACCCGTACCGGCGCACGTCGGGACGGTCGGTCGCGTGTCAGCCGCCGGGTCGCTTTCCGCGGGATATTCCGGGCTGCTGGCCGCGGGGCTCCGAGGATCGTCGGAATCGTTGTGCCCCGGACACGTGGAGAGGCCGGGCTCGGGAGCGGCCGGAGCGCTTTCCGCGGCGCACCCCGGCCTCGCCTCCACGTGGGCGGCAAGGGGCGTTTGCTCCGCGGCTTGGATCGGGGCGCAGCCCGGCTGCGGTTCAGCCGAGCCTCCGGTTTCCGAaagcggcggcggctcctcctcttcctcctttccttcttcctcctcctcctcctccggccggCCTTGCTCGCCGCAGCCGGGGCTCCCCTGCTCTTGCCCGGCCGGCGGCAGGACGGGCAGCACGACCACCAGCTGCCTCTTGGCCTTGTTGAAGGTGGCCTTGCCGGCGGCCTCGTCCACGGCGTAGGGCAGCGGCAGGCGCAGGCTGTAGGCGGCGGGGCGCCGCGACTCGAGCCGCAGCTCCCGTCCGCGGACCTCCAGCTCCGCCTGGGCGGCCGAGCCCAGGCAGGGCAGCTCCACCGTCACCACCAGCTCGCGGGGCACCGGGCTGGGCGCCGAGTCGCGGCAGCAGCGGTAGTCCTGCAGGTCCACGTAGGAGCGCTGCCGGAGGCTCCAGCGCGGCGTGGTGGCCGCCGGGGCGGGCTGGGGCGCCGGCCTCGGGGGCTGGGCCGGGCGAGGCGGGTAGGCGTAGGGCGTGGGGAAGGGCGGCAGCGGCGACGAGGGGCTCTCTTCCTCCCCGCTTCCCTCCGGGGCGGCCCCGGGCAGCGGCGTCCGGAGCAGCGTGGCCTGCGGGACTCCCTTGTACTTGACGCCCCGGAGCGGCACGGCGTTGGCGCGGTCCAGGCCGGGCGCGAAGTGGCTCTCCAGCGCCTCCAGGGCCGTGTCGCTCACCAGGCGGCGGAAGCGGGCCGAGCGGGCGGCCAGGCGGAGCGCGTCCGGGTGGAAGAGCACGTCGTAGACCAGGCGCGGCGGGCCTCGGGGCTCCCCGGGCCGGCGCCGGCTGCCCAGCTCCTCCCGGGCCGGCGCCAGGCAGTGGGGCAGCGTCCAGCGGCTGCCCCCGGGCTCCGGCCTGGCCTCGGGCCGGGCCACCAGCGCGTTGCCGCAGACGTTGACGTAGCAGCGGCGGGAGCCGGCCTGGCTGGTCCGCAGCACCCAGCCGGGCTGCGGGTGCAGGAAGCGCGCCTCGACGCCCCGCTGCCGCTCCAGGGCCGACACCTCCGCCTCGTACACGGCCCGCTGCGCCGGGTCGCTCAGCTCGGCCGCGTAGTCGGCGAAGAGCTTGCGGAAGCCCTCGTCCTGGAAGGCCTTGCTCAGCCGATCCACCTCGTCCCCCGTCAGATCCAGGGCTTCCAGGCTCGAGCGGACCGCCATGCCGGCCCTCGGGAAGCCAccggggatggaggaggaggacggcCGTTGCTATGGAAGCCACCCTAACAAGATGGCGGCGGCGAGGCCCGTCGCTATGGAGACGGGGGCCGGCAAAATGGCCGAGGCCGCCGTTGCTATAGGAACGACCCCGGCAAAATGGCGGAGGCTGCCGTTGCTATAGAAATAACCTCGGCAAAATGGCGGCGGGGATAGTGGAGGCCGCCGTTGCTATAGAAACGACCCCGGCAAAATGGCGGAGGCCGCCGTTGCTATAGAAATGACCTCGGCAAAATGGCGACGGGGATGGCGGAGGCCGTCGTTGCTATAGAAACGACCTCGGCAAAATGGCGGCGGGGATGGCGGAGGCCGCCGTTGCTATAGAAACGACCCCGGCAAAATGGCGGCGGCGAGGCCCGTCGCCGTGGAGACGGCGGCAAGCAAAATGGCGGAGGCCGCAGTCGCTGTAGAAGCGTTGCCGACCTAGGTGCCAGGTATTTTCGCACCGCCCAATGAGATATTTGGGGGTGACGCGCACCCCGCAAGTGTCTCTTACGTCTGTCCGAGCGGCCCGGAGGTTCCTGCCGCTTCGTCCTGAAAGGGTTAATAGCGGTAATAGAGCTTCCGATCCTAGACCGGAAAGGAAGTGTGAAAGAGAGGAGTTTCCGTTCCCCGTCTCGCTGTCCTTCCTGGCAGAGGCGGGGAACTGGGGAGGAGCTGCCAGATCGTGGGAGCCAATgtcccttcttcttcccccaataaaatatttgagggggccgccccccaagttgatggtcGTTGCCTTTCAGATAGGGTATGTCAGGTCAAGAGGCAGAATCGGAGCGGGTGATGGGGCAAAGCGCTGCAAATGGGACTTCCCGCCCTGAGTAGCTAAAAGGCACTGGACAAAAGTTTTCTCTTgcatttaatattaataataataataataatttatttatatcccgccctccccagcaataataataatttatttatatcccgccctccccagcaataataataataatttatttatatcccgccctccccagcaataataataataataataataataatttatttatatcccgccctccccagcaataataataatttatttatatcccgccctccccagcaataataataataatttatttatatcccgccctccccagcaataataataataataataataataataataataataataataataataataatttatttatatcccgccctccccagcagaagccgggctcagggcggctaacaacagtaaaataatacaacattctaaaatcagttcattataaaatcagttcagatcaaattaatggcaacctctggcctgatcctgcaggctcctctGTTCAAATAAACCAGAATGAACCCTCAGGTTTCCCCAGCAGCTTAATAAAAACCGCAGGCGAAGCCCTTTGCTAACCTGCTAAAACTAATGGTACAGTTCTGTCTTCAGCTGAAAACCATTTCTGAAACAGCAAGTGTGCGTTgggttctttctttaaaaatgtttacctAACCATAGTGAATCCTTAAGCATAAATCTGCTGGGAGAAAAGCAGGATGCTGCCTGGCTGGCAGTCAAAACCTTGCCGCTTCCTTTCCTCCTGCAGCGCCCAGAATGGCATAGTCCACAATGTACTTTGGAAACTCTGGCCATGTGCAGAGGGAAGGGTGGGCATCGCTTTCTGGGATGCGTAGTGGGGAGGTTTGGGGCCCATGGTACTGAGGTTGCTGCAGTGCAGGATTACCAAATAAGCAAAggaaaaggatccctggacggctaagtccagtcaaaggcgactatgggggttACGGAgcggcttgttgttgtttagtcgtttagtcgtgtccgactcttcgtgaccccatggaccagaccacgccaggcacctcagtcctccactacctcctgcagtttggtcaaactcatgctggtaacctcgaaaacactatccaaccatctcgtcctctgtcgcccccttctccttgtgccctccatctttcccagccaaagtactggagcctaagcttcacgatctgtccttccagtgagcactcagggctgatttccttcagaatggatgcgtttgatcttcttgcagtccatgggactctcaagagtcttctccagcaccataattcaaaagcatccattcttcggcgatcagccttctttatggtccagctctcacttccatacatcactactgggaaaaccatggctttaactatacggacctttgttggcaaggtgacgtcaaGGTGACGGAGCGGCTATCATACTACAAATATCACAGTATACATAAAAACaggaatcaattaaaatacatcttaaaattaattcagacaaattaaaatctggacaaatgGCAGTTATCAGGTGAAGATTGAGAGCAGTTAATACTTGCCAGGGCCAACTGTTTTCACTGATCATATAAGGACCTGTGAACGGGCTGGGAGGCTTCCTTCATGCTTGTTCTTATGCAAAGAAAAATAGGTCAGACTGGCCCCGTGGCCAAAGGCCttgcagaacagctccgtcttgcaggccctgttgaaagatgtcaaatcccacagggccctagtctcttgtgggagagcgttccatcagactggggccacggccaaaaaggccctggctttgGTCCAGGCCAGTCTAATTTCTCTGGGGCCCAGGATCGTCAGTGTTGTTtgaaggtcctccgtggggcatatcagaagaggcggtcctgtaggtacgagggtcctaggccatatagggctttgaaggttaaaaccagcaccttaaacctaatcctgtactccactgggagccagttacagctggtatagcactgggtgaacgTGATCCCGCGGTGAGGCCCTTCTCCAGAGGAAAATGCTTGCAAGGAAGTTTCAAATGCAACCACCGTTATTCCCCCATCTCCTACAAAGCTCATGTATCAAGGGCAGCCTTCCTGGTCATTAACATTTTGAAGTCATTCAGACTTCCACTGTGAACAAAAGTACTTTCCACAAGGTTGCTTCATGGTGAACAGCTGAGGACATGAATTGCTAAAGCACGTGTAAGGTATTAATGGAAAGTCAAATGGGTTTGAACTTTCAGCAGTACGCAGTTTAATTCAGAAGTGTAGCAGCAAGAGCTAAACCAATTATTTTAATTCTACTCCCGCTATCCTTTGAGACTAATGAAATTGCCTTGTAAGATGAAAAGAGCAACAGCTCCTGGGCATGAACTTCAGGGCTACAGACTTCCTTACTTGGTCACAATGGCATGTTACTCATGCTTGGTTTTTAGTATAAAGACACTGAAGCATTTGGAGCAACAAATGCAGAGGATAGGATTGGTAGCTGCCATCAACGCTGGTTCCATAAAGAAACAGGATGACTAAAAATGGTGAACAAGCCTTAGGAtacgtaaaatgaaccatggaaagagaagaagggaagtaatTGGACATTATAAACTTTGTaagatgtttattttaaattgtaaaacataaaatataaattatatttataaaaaaatggtGAAAAAGCCATTGTGGTGGTGTGACCTCATCAAATCTTTCTTGAGTGCTGTAttcaaagaaatacagtggtgccccgcaaaacgaatgcctcgcaagacgaaaaactcgctagacgaaagggttttccgttttttgagtcgttccgcaagacgattttccctatgggcttgctttgcaagacaaaacgtcttgcgagtttgtttcctttttcttaaagccgctaagccattaatagccactaatagccgtgcttcgcaagacgaaaaaaccgcaagacgaagagactcgcaaaacggattaatttcatcttgcgaggcaccactgtaaacttgATATATAACAAAACAATTGAACTGTCTCGTTCGCTAACACTACTTGGGCTTAGGATCCCACCTGCTCAAGATTACCACAGTGATGACATCTTAGCCTTTCTATTGACCGCTGTTGGAAAACTGGTGTTGGGCTGAACACTGATTCTTGGTATACCATAGTATGGTCAATAGCATTGGCTGAGAAACTAACACGTCAGGTCAGAGCAGCAAAGGGCAAACACAATCCCtattccttttataacatatGGCAAATGTTTAGTGAATACATACATTGTTCAGACTGTGGCAGGAATCCACCCAAcactcatgggaaaatgtggtgTGATCTCTTAGAggaatcaaatgaaactttatcACACAGCATGACAAAAGTCTGTAATTCTAGCAGGACAACTTTGTTGTTTACTGCTGTagcaattgttttctcaaaatgtatcttctgtaccatgaaaaataaataaaatcatccaAAAAAAGGTGAACAAGCCCACACATTTCAGTGAATTCTCTTCACAGTTGTTGTTTAaagcgtttattaattttccaataagaacatctaattaacatatcaaatcaaatccaataaaaaactaaaataaaaaaaagtccaattgtcttccaaattgtgATAATTTTGGTTTTGGCTTCCCACGGTCTGAATTTTGAAGCGCTTTCAACATCATAGTCCTGCCTCTCATCATCATCGATGTTTTTCATAATTCCGTATCCAATCTTTTCCTCCACGTTTTGACTCTGGTTCTGCGATCCTCATTCATGTCAGaaaacacataccgtatttttcaccctataggacgcacctcttcccctccaaaaatgaaggggaaatgtgtgtgcgtcctatggggtgaatgcaggctttcgctgaagcctggagagcgagaggcattggtgcgcaccgacccctctcgctctccaggcttcaggaagctatccgcaagccttgcaagcccagcgggagttcccgccgggctcccaaggcttgcggatagcagcctgtgctggggtcgggggaagcgcggctgggggggggataatttttttttattcattcccccccccaaaaatgaggtgcgccctatgggccagtgcgccctatagggcaaaaaatacggtactttttttcCTATGGAGTGCAGATATGTCCGTATATTGTACTCtttcagctgtttttgttttttcatcgcACCGCTTCTTTAATTGCATCCAATTCCAGAGTTCTGTCCAGCTCTTTGAGAGTTGTTATTTTGGCAGCTCCCAGATCGTTAATCTTTCCCCTCCAGGTGTTatcaaagaaacagagagaaacctccTTCTGAAATTCCTTGCTGATTTATTCTTGAGCAGACTGATTGCAATGTAGCCATATATCAGACAGTTAACAATTAGCCTTTGGAATCTACCCAATCCAATCCCCCCTCCGGGCCCTAGAGGGGGGCTGCCAGACATCCATTTAGCCCTCTCTCTCGCTCATAATAAAAAACTTCCTTTTTGCAAACAGTTGTATATATAATATTGTTTCCAGTCTTTATGACCAACTATCAGTTAGCTCCTGTTTCTCTTAATCAGGGAAGTATTTCAGGTATTCCGTAAGTGCGTGGTGGGTAGaaaccattttgtttttgttttcgtcTTTATCAAGCATTTCAAATCTTAGAAGAAAAGCAGCTGCGAATAGGTCCCAATTATACATGAAAGTCCATCTGTACTCACTTTTTGAAGAACAATTTAGGTTCTTAATGAGACTTGGCATGCAATACGGATTGTTAAAGGAAGTAGAAAAAAACATACCAAGCCCCTCCAAATGTGATCTCTTTGAAGTTCGATCTTTTGCACCAGAGACTGTACATACCGCAGGTTTTTTCCCCAGCTTCATCGGTTAAGAGcgtctgtttgtttttcaaatctttatattttcccAAACAGATGCGTCCGGCTATGGAGTGGCATTGAAGGAGTGTCAGTCCGTCCCTTGCTCCGTGACCCAGTGCCCCTGCCGTCTGCCACATTGGCAATCTGGGGTAAACCGCGGGTCATCGAGACAGTCCTccgctgccctggggaggctgccagggctaattacccccatatcagccctgaattatcGGAACGGCTGAGGTCCGATCGTGTGGGATCTGCCATTTTCCACCGCCGGGAACAGGAAGCCCCActtagttattttttaaaagggcacaCACTTAAGCTTTAAAAAGTATCAAGTCCCATCCATCAGTTGCGCACAACCTGAGTAATACTCCCCACCAAATCTTCTTTCTTATGCTAGAACATACCTTTTGATATGCTACATGAACCAGTACATTAGCTGCATAGGTCCTAGAAACTTGAGAGAACATCTTGTTTCTTATGCTATCAGTCTTGGCTACCTTGTTTTGATGAGTCTGTGTAAATTCAGAAGTTATAATCCCATTATCAGTCACTGTGTATTCTGAAAACTAGCCTGAAGTGCTGTTGCTGGTGTGTATTCTCAGGACTGGGATGTGGGCTGAAGATACATACAGTAGCAACTTTGCGGAAGTGATCGATGTCTGGATGGTAGACTGCCTCAAGGATACGTACGCTGTGTCCGGTATAATGGAAGACT
The Podarcis muralis chromosome 1, rPodMur119.hap1.1, whole genome shotgun sequence DNA segment above includes these coding regions:
- the DNAAF2 gene encoding protein kintoun; protein product: MAVRSSLEALDLTGDEVDRLSKAFQDEGFRKLFADYAAELSDPAQRAVYEAEVSALERQRGVEARFLHPQPGWVLRTSQAGSRRCYVNVCGNALVARPEARPEPGGSRWTLPHCLAPAREELGSRRRPGEPRGPPRLVYDVLFHPDALRLAARSARFRRLVSDTALEALESHFAPGLDRANAVPLRGVKYKGVPQATLLRTPLPGAAPEGSGEEESPSSPLPPFPTPYAYPPRPAQPPRPAPQPAPAATTPRWSLRQRSYVDLQDYRCCRDSAPSPVPRELVVTVELPCLGSAAQAELEVRGRELRLESRRPAAYSLRLPLPYAVDEAAGKATFNKAKRQLVVVLPVLPPAGQEQGSPGCGEQGRPEEEEEEEGKEEEEEPPPLSETGGSAEPQPGCAPIQAAEQTPLAAHVEARPGCAAESAPAAPEPGLSTCPGHNDSDDPRSPAASSPEYPAESDPAADTRPTVPTCAGTGLPAAPREDPCVDSTVELPGPVAGVSQGLLCADMDLNENTRVTSDVVPSSCPGGIVAPPHVSRCEGLDHSVATLSGPDCSTVDEDPMPSTRSELPAPPACPSTTSIVQISAPASLCPANITSGSPLLPTEGPAVDPDSAKSPASCLDSPVPPASPAARCPPFQCTQDENSLRLILQVPGIAPQSLRGEVGTNCYRVSFASKDFASYTFVLQFPPENRLSPPEFGLDVSPDNAVISLTKSLETTGLWRKMYFGPNGDSLQERWFVTEDNVDEFLGSLSRMSRSSLSEMEHQPLIEVLDVSEGKSQIRLKPLEQNGVELGKMQEGAAPKGEDGEQENGSELSADAESCPAQTAPLTSMETMGQVGGGPGHCLELDPSNPSLASPGKQQIRECRESERAFAREEERATSTPQAQFNWEEPGQTRGGEGVHSESAQNNQGQDRSRPAPPVLKETDMRDGSVQYITSHTTHCAVAFQNALLYELD